The Candidatus Gracilibacteria bacterium genome has a window encoding:
- a CDS encoding YdeI/OmpD-associated family protein — translation MKQEFIATGVIHEVPDDLKEVLLAHPEVREKWNALTPLARNEWICWVTIVKRAETRQEHIERLCADIADGKKRPCCWPGCPHRRPNAAKWFGKKI, via the coding sequence ATGAAACAAGAATTTATCGCAACAGGCGTCATCCATGAAGTACCTGATGATCTCAAAGAGGTACTTTTAGCGCATCCGGAAGTAAGAGAAAAATGGAATGCGCTCACCCCTCTTGCACGCAATGAATGGATTTGCTGGGTAACTATCGTAAAAAGGGCAGAAACCAGACAAGAACATATCGAGCGCTTGTGTGCAGATATTGCAGATGGCAAAAAAAGGCCATGTTGCTGGCCAGGATGTCCTCATCGTAGGCCAAACGCAGCAAAATGGTTTTGAAAAAAGATCTAA
- a CDS encoding VIT family protein, whose product MHTREQTLEEHLQEHYIHKSNWLRAAVLGANDGVISISSLAIGVAAASTSNTPVILATLAGLVAGAISMAAGEYVSVSSQTDIEHADILREKQELEEAPELEFRRLVEIYTRRGISQETATKVAHELTDHDVLAAHVRDELGITESSQARPGQAAWSSGIAFVSGGILPFMITLFAPIQFMVYTLYGAAIVSLIILGTVSAKTGGASATKAVLRVVFWGAAAMFLTNFVGYLFGVNVV is encoded by the coding sequence ATGCATACTCGCGAACAAACACTGGAAGAACATCTCCAAGAACACTATATTCACAAAAGTAATTGGCTCAGAGCTGCTGTGCTCGGAGCAAATGATGGGGTTATTTCGATATCCAGTCTCGCTATCGGTGTCGCTGCTGCGAGCACGAGTAATACGCCTGTGATACTCGCGACACTGGCAGGACTCGTCGCTGGAGCCATCTCTATGGCAGCGGGAGAATATGTGTCTGTGAGCTCTCAAACCGATATCGAACATGCAGATATTCTCCGAGAAAAACAGGAGCTCGAAGAGGCGCCCGAGTTAGAATTTCGACGCTTGGTCGAGATCTACACCAGAAGATGAATATCACAAGAAACGGCGACAAAGGTAGCACATGAACTGACGGATCACGATGTACTCGCAGCACATGTGAGAGATGAGCTCGGCATCACCGAGTCCAGTCAAGCACGACCTGGGCAGGCAGCATGGTCATCTGGAATAGCATTCGTCAGTGGCGGTATCCTCCCATTTATGATAACTCTCTTCGCACCAATACAATTTATGGTGTATACACTCTATTGAGCCGCTATTGTTTCATTGATTATTTTAGGAACTGTTTCCGCAAAGACAGGAGGAGCAAGCGCTACAAAAGCAGTTCTCCGTGTGGTCTTCTGGGGTGCAGCTGCCATGTTCCTTACAAACTTTGTTGGATACCTCTTTGGAGTGAATGTCGTGTAA
- a CDS encoding histidine phosphatase family protein, whose amino-acid sequence MNNTFYFIRHGKTQVDNTKPISEWVLSSKGEEQSQNLLNESRFYDTDIIIASGETKSYQTIKPLADKLNKEIICYDEISELDRDTGGFMQFDEYENAVKECLMNLDTPYQTPQGKWESASHALERFSRKIKEIDTQYEGKNIIVCGHGFTINLYFSQLLGQLDQVYERTQKNDFCDWGIIKNYTVIKDVVR is encoded by the coding sequence ATGAATAATACATTTTATTTTATCAGGCATGGCAAAACTCAAGTCGACAACACAAAACCAATAAGTGAATGGGTGCTATCCTCAAAGTGAGAGGAGCAATCACAGAATCTGCTCAATGAAAGTAGATTCTATGATACCGATATCATAATTGCCTCTGGAGAAACAAAATCCTATCAGACAATAAAACCGCTTGCTGATAAACTCAATAAAGAGATCATTTGTTATGATGAAATCAGTGAATTAGATAGAGATACAGGTGGTTTCATGCAATTTGATGAGTATGAAAACGCCGTTAAAGAATGCCTAATGAATTTAGATACACCGTATCAAACCCCACAGGGAAAATGGGAATCCGCATCTCATGCTTTGGAGAGATTTTCTCGGAAAATCAAAGAAATTGATACCCAATATGAAGGAAAAAATATTATTGTGTGTGGACACGGTTTTACGATAAACTTGTATTTTTCTCAACTATTGGGACAATTGGATCAAGTGTATGAGAGAACACAAAAGAATGATTTCTGTGATTGGGGTATTATAAAAAATTACACAGTTATTAAAGATGTAGTCAGATAA
- the miaA gene encoding tRNA (adenosine(37)-N6)-dimethylallyltransferase MiaA, translating into MFSDISTWLNILSDKPKLLVVYGPTACGKTALTVELARQYNGEVISADSRQIYRRMNIGTGKITPEEMQGIPHHMLDIRDISESYSVGEYVPEAKRIIAEIHSRGKLPILSGGTGLFIDAIIGNFDLGRAEPDWEHRAELEKIREAEGEQKLWDMLAEIDPDYAAELDPRNYRYVMRGLEVFRTTGKSKKSDNRLGEGQYDTFFVTPFDGDRAGLYERINARVLGMFEQGLVEEVTHLIQSTFAAANKVQSEGSVFSPSEILEKLPGLNAIGYREVIDFLAGAKTLPDVIEAVQTNSRHYAKRQLTWFRRYQTEKIDGFFGA; encoded by the coding sequence ATGTTTTCCGATATCTCCACATGGCTTAATATACTATCCGATAAACCAAAATTGCTGGTTGTTTATTGACCGACAGCATGCGGTAAGACGGCTTTGACAGTAGAGCTTGCTCGGCAATATAATGGCGAGGTGATTTCTGCGGATTCTCGGCAGATTTATCGCCGGATGAATATCGGAACTGGGAAAATTACACCAGAGGAGATGCAGGGAATACCACATCATATGCTCGATATTCGAGATATCTCTGAATCATATTCTGTGGGGGAATATGTACCTGAAGCAAAACGCATAATTGCTGAGATTCATAGTCGTGGAAAACTTCCGATTCTCTCGTGAGGAACGGGACTTTTTATTGATGCTATTATTGGGAATTTTGACCTCTGACGTGCAGAGCCAGATTGGGAGCATCGTGCAGAACTGGAGAAGATTCGTGAGGCAGAGTGAGAACAAAAATTGTGGGATATGCTTGCCGAGATAGATCCTGACTATGCAGCAGAGTTAGACCCAAGAAATTATCGCTATGTGATGCGAGGATTGGAGGTATTTCGGACGACAGGGAAGTCAAAAAAATCTGATAATCGACTCGGAGAATGACAGTATGATACATTTTTTGTGACGCCTTTTGATGGTGATCGAGCGGGATTATATGAACGCATCAATGCCCGAGTGTTGGGGATGTTTGAACAAGGACTTGTCGAAGAAGTTACTCATTTAATACAAAGTACATTCGCCGCGGCGAACAAAGTACAAAGTGAAGGAAGTGTTTTCTCTCCTTCAGAAATACTGGAAAAATTGCCAGGACTCAATGCGATTGGCTATCGAGAAGTGATTGATTTTTTGGCGTGAGCGAAGACTCTGCCGGATGTAATAGAAGCGGTGCAGACAAATAGTCGACATTATGCAAAGCGACAACTGACCTGGTTTCGTCGGTATCAAACAGAAAAAATTGATGG